From a region of the Mercurialis annua linkage group LG1-X, ddMerAnnu1.2, whole genome shotgun sequence genome:
- the LOC126673905 gene encoding uncharacterized protein LOC126673905 produces the protein MRELSTDVYDRCGCVVRSTHQIPCACELRAVVDSGNPISLDSIHPFWTKLVILGDGLDTSAQPDFAGFQTEEHQYFHEVAEEVMTKDPSVLRDISRIVRERLHPEDLGYMEPEVKTNVKGRPKGSKSTKRDPSRHEYKDRVPGRPKSSKAQKNRTSASAGLQNAEVIPGFLLPFVDELVDVRGDGNCGFRVVADHIYGDEKMWGMTRMNIANEISAHPYRYEGIFIDGLQAAITRISWEGGECGPSYWMQVLDDLFPIATIFNAAVIYIQGGTLQQTRFSSFTVLPLHSSEVHSRPSKEIVILYISGRAHFVRLNLQDNFPVPPIPTLWFQHRDHTVQSWHTLYANRREQWDSLIGMAD, from the exons ATGCGAGAATTGAGTACCGATGTCTACGATCGCTGTGGTTGTGTGGTTAGATCAACACATCAGATCCCCTGTGCATGTGAGCTGCGAGCGGTGGTCGATTCAG GTAACCCGATCAGCCTTGACAGTATACACCCGTTTTGGACGAAACTTGTTATTCTCGGCGATGGGTTGGACACATCTGCGCAACCCGATTTTGCTGGTTTTCAGACTGAGGAACATCAGTATTTTCACGAGGTCGCCGAGGAGGTCATGACTAAGGATCCTTCAGTGTTGCGTGATATTTCTCGTATTGTTCGAGAGCGACTTCACCCCGAAGACTTAGGCTACATGGAACCAGAAGTTAAAACAAATGTCAAAGGTCGACCAAAGGGGAGCAAATCAACGAAGCGGGATCCGAGTCGTCATGAGTACAAGGACCGTGTACCTGGTCGTCCTAAATCTTCCAAAGCTCAGAAAAATCGTACATCCGCGTCAG CTGGTTTGCAAAATGCGGAGGTTATTCCAGGATTCCTTTTACCATTCGTTGACGAGCTTGTGGACGTGCGTGGAGACGGCAACTGTGGATTTCGCGTGGTGGCAGACCACATATATGGTGACGAGAAGATGTGGGGAATGACTAGAATGAACATTGCAAACGAAATCTCCGCCCACCCTTATCGATACGAGGGTATTTTCATTGATGGGTTGCAAGCGGCCATTACACGTATTAGCTGGGAAGGCGGAGAGTGTGGCCCCAGCTACTGGATGCAg GTATTGGATGACTTGTTCCCTATTGCCACTATCTTCAATGCAGCTGTTATTTACATACAAGGCGGGACGCTACAACAGACGCGGTTCTCTTCGTTTACTGTTCTGCCTTTGCATTCCTCTGAGGTTCACTCACGACCATCGAAGGAGATAGTGATATTGTATATTAGTGGACGCGCACATTTTGTTAGGTTGAATTTGCAGGATAATTTTCCTGTCCCACCAATTCCCACGCTGTGGTTCCAGCACAGGGACCATACTGTTCAGTCTTGGCATACTTTATATGCTAATAGGAGAGAGCAATGGGATAGTTTGATAGGTATGGCAGATTGA
- the LOC126657569 gene encoding receptor-like protein kinase 7, which translates to MSKATSPLFFLCFLCFFSVIKCGELQILLNIKTSLQNSKTNVFDSWDRTLPVCKFTGIICTPDNSVKEIELSKRNLSGILPLDSICSLQSLERLSLGFNSLSGRIIGNLNKCRSLKYLDLGNNLFSGPFPGFSDLVQLEHLFLNQSGFSGVFPWKSLENITNMLTLSLGDNSFDPIPFPSEILKLTKLTWLYLSNCSISGSIPQDIGKLSELTNFELSDNNLSGEIPSQIGMLKNLWQLELYNNNLTGKLPVGFRNLTKLEKFDVSMNNLDGDLSELRFLTNLVSIQLFYNQLSGEIPAEFGQFKKLVNLSLYGNKLTGSLPQQLGSWANFDFIDVSENYLTGPIPPNMCQQGNMKELLMLQNNLTGEIPASYASCKTLKRFRVSKNSLSGVVPAGIWGLSEANIIDIEENDFEGPVTHDIGNAKALGQLFLGNNRLSGELPEEISEAISLVSIKLNDNQFSGKIPETIEQLEHLSSLYLQKNRLSGSIPKSLGSCDSLTDLNIAHNSLSGEIPSSLGSLPTLNSLNLSDNQLSGQIPKSLSSLRLSLLDLTNNRLSGHIPQSLSIEAYNGSFAGNNGLCSQTVSTFHRCSPESGMSKDVRTLISCFVVGAAILLVSLMYFLYLKKKEKDHDRSLKQESWDVKSFHVLTFGEEEILDSIKEENLIGKGGSGNVYKVLLENGKELAVKHIWNSDSGGRKKSWSATPMIAKRGEKSKEFDAEVQTLSSIRHMNVVKLYCSITSEDSSLLVYEYMRNGSLWDRLHTSNKMELDWDTRYEIAVGAGKGLEYLHHGCDRPVIHRDVKSSNILLDEFLKPRIADFGLAKIVQANVSKESTHVIAGTHGYIAPEYAYTYKVNEKSDVYSFGVVLMELVSGKRPIEPEFGENKDIVDWVSSNLKSKERVFSIIDSRIPEVFKEDAIKILRIAIMCTARLPTVRPTMRSVVQMLEDAEPCKLVGIIISKDGGSKKKEVTDRV; encoded by the exons ATGTCTAAGGCCACTTCTCCTCTGTTTTTCCTCTGTTTCCTCTGCTTTTTCTCTGTTATCAAATGCGGCGAACTTCAGATACTTCTCAACATCAAAACCTCccttcaaaattcaaaaactaaCGTGTTTGATTCTTGGGATAGAACACTTCCCGTTTGTAAATTCACCGGAATTATCTGTACTCCAGATAATTCAGTCAAAGAAATAGAACTTTCGAAGCGAAACTTATCTGGAATCCTCCCTCTTGATTCCATATGCAGCCTTCAATCTTTGGAAAGGCTTTCACTTGGATTCAATTCTTTATCTGGTAGAATCATAGGTAACTTGAACAAGTGCCGCAGTTTGAAATATCTTGACCTTGGCAATAATCTTTTCTCCGGTCCATTTCCCGGTTTCTCTGATCTGGTTCAATTAGAGCATCTTTTCTTGAATCAAAGCGGATTCTCTGGTGTTTTTCCATGGAAATCATTGGAAAATATCACTAATATGCTTACACTGAGTTTAGGGGATAATTCTTTCGATCCGATTCCATTTCCATCCGAGATTCTAAAGCTAACAAAGTTGACCTGGCTTTACTTATCCAACTGCAGCATCAGTGGCTCGATTCCTCAAGATATCGGAAAGCTTTCTGAGTTGACTAACTTCGAACTTTCTGATAATAATCTTTCCGGTGAAATTCCCTCGCAAATAGGAATGCTCAAGAATCTTTGGCAGCTCGAGCTCTACAATAACAACTTGACTGGTAAATTACCAGTTGGATTTAGAAACCTTACAAAACTCGAGAAGTTCGATGTGTCGATGAATAATTTAGATGGAGATTTATCTGAATTGAGATTCTTGACTAATTTGGTGTCGATACAGCTGTTCTATAATCAGCTTTCCGGTGAAATTCCGGCGGAGTTTGGCCAATTCAAGAAATTAGTCAATCTTTCTTTGTATGGAAACAAATTAACCGGTTCACTTCCTCAACAACTCGGTTCTTGGGCTAATTTTGATTTCATTGATGTGTCTGAGAATTACTTGACCGGTCCAATTCCACCCAATATGTGCCAGCAAGGGAATATGAAAGAACTTCTCATGCTCCAAAACAATCTCACCGGCGAAATTCCGGCAAGTTACGCCAGTTGCAAGACGCTGAAGAGGTTCAGAGTTAGTAAAAACTCTCTCTCTGGAGTTGTTCCTGCCGGAATATGGGGATTGTCTGAAGCCAACATAATTGATATAGAAGAAAATGATTTCGAAGGTCCGGTTACGCATGATATTGGGAATGCTAAAGCTCTTGGACAGCTTTTCTTGGGAAATAACCGCTTGTCCGGTGAATTACCAGAGGAGATATCAGAAGCTATATCTTTGGTTTCGATAAAGTTGAACGACAATCAATTTTCCGGCAAGATACCGGAGACAATTGAACAACTGGAGCACTTGAGCAGTCTTTATTTGCAGAAAAACAGGCTGTCTGGTTCAATACCAAAGTCATTAGGCTCTTGTGATTCTCTTACTGATTTAAACATCGCTCATAATTCACTTTCCGGTGAAATCCCATCTTCTCTGGGATCTTTACCAACTCTAAATTCTCTTAATTTGTCAGATAATCAACTTTCAGGTCAAATTCCAAAAAGTTTGTCATCTTTGAGGCTAAGTCTTCTTGATCTAACCAACAATAGATTAAGCGGTCACATACCTCAGTCTCTGTCAATAGAAGCTTACAACGGAAGCTTTGCCGGAAATAATGGGCTTTGCAGCCAAACTGTGAGCACTTTTCATCGGTGCAGCCCGGAATCCGGGATGTCCAAAGATGTCCGCACACTCATCAGTTGCTTTGTCGTAGGAGCAGCAATCTTGCTGGTGTCACTTATGTACTTCTTGTActtaaagaaaaaggaaaaggatCACGACCGTTCTTTGAAGCAAGAATCATGGGATGTTAAGTCGTTCCACGTGTTAACATTCGGCGAAGAGGAGATTCTTGATTCCATTAAAGAAGAGAATCTAATCGGAAAAGGAGGATCTGGAAATGTGTATAAAGTGTTGCTAGAAAATGGCAAGGAACTTGCTGTCAAACACATTTGGAATTCCGATTCCGGCGGCCGGAAAAAGAGCTGGAGCGCGACTCCAATGATTGCGAAAAGAGGAGAAAAATCTAAAGAATTTGACGCAGAAGTACAGACTTTGAGTTCAATTAGGCATATGAATGTAGTGAAGCTGTATTGCAGCATTACAAGTGAAGATTCAAGTTTGTTGGTTTACGAGTATATGCGTAACGGAAGCTTATGGGATCGGCTTCATACGTCGAACAAGATGGAGCTTGATTGGGATACAAGGTATGAGATTGCAGTAGGAGCAGGCAAGGGACTTGAATATCTGCATCACGGATGTGACAGACCCGTGATTCATCGAGATGTTAAGTCTAGTAATATTTTATTGGATGAGTTCTTGAAGCCTAGAATTGCTGATTTTGGTCTAGCCAAGATTGTTCAGGCTAATGTCTCCAAAGAGTCCACACACGTCATAGCTGGTACTCACGGTTACATAGCTCCCG AATATGCGTACACATACAAGGTGAATGAGAAGAGCGATGTGTATAGCTTCGGGGTAGTGTTAATGGAGCTCGTGAGCGGAAAAAGGCCGATAGAGCCGGAATTTGGAGAAAACAAAGACATAGTGGATTGGGTGTCGAGCAACTTGAAGAGTAAAGAGAGAGTGTTCAGCATAATAGATTCAAGAATTCCTGAAGTTTTTAAGGAAGATGCTATAAAGATTCTGAGAATCGCAATTATGTGCACTGCAAGACTTCCTACAGTAAGGCCCACTATGAGAAGTGTAGTTCAAATGCTAGAAGATGCAGAACCATGCAAGCTGGTGGGAATTATAATTAGTAAAGATGGTGGTAGCAAGAAAAAAGAAGTGACTGATAGAGTGTGA
- the LOC126673915 gene encoding uncharacterized protein LOC126673915, translating to MSDLERDRNRQPPITWLPFGGEPAATVEHTAYYGWIAYRDIVEPYMPSRVLRQLGYVQTVPVPICRPIGAVRSWKSIKYSVDMSVTIAVDMWNAFPVMYKLPLMGFEEAHVIAGGCHPAYLDWFERHSHPRVLPGRDVPRRHPPRSNNDYWMTLVTTRYEHFIQKVSTITGQHRQHCDFDGIPELETESEEASTDLERIMAAWRIAD from the exons atgtCGGATTTGGAACGAGATAGAAATCGACAACCTCcg aTCACATGGCTCCCTTTTGGCGGCGAGCCTGCTGCCACCGTAGAGCACACTGCATATTATGGCTGGATAGCGTACCGGGACATTGTCGAGCCGTACATGCCGTCTAGGGTGCTGCGACAGCTGGGTTATGTGCAGACTGTACCTGTGCCAATTTGTCGGCCAATAGGGGCTGTTAGGTCCTGGAAGTCAATCAAGTACTCTGTGGACATGAGTGTGACGATTGCGGTTGACATGTGGAACGCTTTTCCGGTCATGTACAAGCTGCCGTTAATGGGATTTGAGGAAGCCCACGTTATTGCTGGAGGATGCCATCCAGCTTACCTGGACTGGTTCGAGCGCCATTCGCACCCCCGTGTCCTTCCTGGCAGAGATGTTCCACGACGACATCCTCCCCGCAGCAACAACGATTAT TGGATGACACTGGTGACCACGAGGTACGAGCATTTCATCCAAAAAGTCAGCACGATTACCGGCCAACATAGACAGCACTGCGACTTTGACGGCATTCCGGAGTTGGAGACTGAGTCGGAGGAGGCCAGCACGGATTTGGAGAGAATCATGGCCGCTTGGCGCATTGCTGACTGA